The genomic stretch GTTACACAATATATTCACACACTATAATTACAGAATATAATATCTGCTTcatcaatgcaaaacaaatttGGCACACTTCAGCTCCTTTTATAGacaaaaaaatctatatatatGGCTGCTGAACTGTATAGGAAATGAACAGTCTATGGAGGCAGTGgtagtgtgtttttcttcatcttaTTCCTGCTCCTTTGTCCACAAAAACCTACAAAAGTATGGCAATATGACCTTGTACTATACAGCTAGGGTATATTTGGTCACTCAGGAATGCATGTCTGTGCTTAGCCATAAAAATTGGTTTTAAATGGTGGATGTGGGCAGCAGGGTAGTAAAGTCCTATGACCcacattcagttttatttttggctTCCAAATCTTTTGGACCATACATTCTTTTCTCAAATCTGTGCAAGAAGGAGCATGGAAATGTGCTGATGTCTGCATAATGTTTGTGTATGGGACCTCGCTTgtaagaaatgaaaacatacaCCTCATATTGTTTTAGTAGTCTTTTTGGTTTATTTACAAAATGCCTCTTGTAACGCAGCCGGTTGCTCCTCCTGGGATAAACAGTTTACTTAAATCACAGTGAATTATAGCTATTGGCTGCATGCTGAAACAATGAAAGTGTTTCATTAGTGCTTTTCCCTGGCAGCCCTTGCGACCTAATCATGGCTGAGTGTTTCAATGCAAAATGTTTACTTAGCACACTAAGCCCCAAACTCCTCCACAAAGACTCATGGATGGATGCTCAACTGTAGCTTGTTGAGTAATTCTATACTATCAAAGTCCCACATTTTGTGGCTGAGGACCTAAAAACAGTGCTGCTAAAAACCATTTTATAGGTCTTAAAAACAAAGCCCAGCAGCTTTACTGTCAATACTCCTGTTACATAGAGCTCTAAATACTCGATGGGTAGTTTTATTTTGCAGATAATAAACGTGCATATTAACTGAACAGTAGTACAAGACATGGTGATGATGACTTTATCTTTGGTGACATGTCTGACTGTAAtaactgtcctctgtgtctctgcaggtcaAATGACAGACTTGATTTACACAGAGAAGGAGCTGCTTCAGTCTCTGAGGGAGTACATCACAGCAGAGGAGTCTAAGCTTGCTGCTGTCAAAAGGTACATCCTGAACCCTGTAACTTTTAAGTGCCTTAAGACAACTACTGTTCTGAGGTACTTGTGTGTAGTTTTCTAGTTTTATATGTCTTGCATCCCTGACAGCTAAATTGTGCCAGTTACTTTTCATCAGTGTTGCAAACTCTCATGCTTTTGGAGTAAGACATCTGTTTTCAGGCCATGTCTCACACtagtaaaacaaataacatgccAAAAAAAAGGACGCTTCAAGTCTGATCATCAAACTGTGTCTACATTTCAGCACCAATATTGTGCAAcacttctcttttcctcttatAGCTGGGCCAGCAAACTTGACACTCTGACCAGAGTGTCCACCTCTGACCCAGAGGGCTACTTGGCTCACCCAGTGAATGCCTACAAACTGATGAAAAGACTCAACACAGAGTGGTCTGAAGTGGAGACCCTGGTGCTCCAAAACCCCTCTAATGGTAAAGACATGTTGCATGATGAGTTTGAGTTGGAGCATTATTGTTTCTTCAGGATTACATATCACTGCAGCTTGTGTACATGTTGCCTTCAGTTAGGGGCTTTAACTCTGTTAGTCTTCgttcctttcctttcctgtcCAAAATTGTACCTGAAGGGCAGCATTCACTACTCTTTCATAAAGCTTCTCTCAACATGAGCAGTGAGCGAGTGGCGTGCAGCAAATATAAAATCCAGAGCGGATGTGAGGAGAGTGATTTGAGAGTGATTTGACTGCAGAGTGGAAATGTCTGCTGTGCAGGTCTGCTCTAATACTTGAACACCGCCTGTTATGCTGTAGCTGCAGCTGTTCCTCATCCCTGCATATTTTGGCCATGTTCtcccttttgtgtgtgtgtgtgtgtgtgtgtgtattttggcttgaaagtgtgtgcgtgtttaGACTTGGTCCATATCTGTGTGAGGCTGATAAAATAGGAATGAATTTGTGTATGTGGCTGGTTAGTTAGAGGAGGAGTAGAGGGGCTCACTTTAAACcttttaaacataaataaatgcaacaCATACTCTATTTGCTATGACCTTAGGATATAGGTTATTATACAGAATATATATCATAGGttattatataaaatgtatgtaatAGGACTGAAATAAAATGCTTCATATATGGAGAATTATAGTGATGCTCATCAATCTGACATCCAGACAGATCTGGATATAAGATATAAGTAAGCAACTTTATGTTCTGCTGACAGTGCTGAGTACTGTGAGTAGTGGAGTTGAAGTGcactctgctggacaaactTTGCAACAACTCTTTTTTAAATTACCCCACAAATCTTTTGTTGGCAAaattataaaaatgaaaacatagtTTTGCTTTCTTATCAGATTACACTGTCCACTGTCTCATAATTTGCTGTagaatgtttcattttgtttgctgAATTCATTAGTTGACTTTAATGCTTTCTAACTTTTTGTCTAGGGTTCATTGCCAACATAACCGTTCACAAACAGTACTTCCCTGATGAGGAGGATGCGACAGGTGCAGCCAGGGCACTAATGCGTCTTCAGGACACATACCAACTGGACTCTGAAGCCTTCTCCAAAGGAAAGCTTCCAGGTAGACAAGAAGAGGGCACTGACTTCCTCGAAGCAGGAATATATAGAGAAAAGACTAGAGATATACATGCGtcaagaaacaaaaaataagaGTTTGGGATTAACTCTTATCTGGTTAGTGATGTTCTCATGGTACTTTGTGAGAACTAATAATTCACGATTGCATGTGTTACACTGCTTAAACTCACTACAATATACTGACATAGTTCTGGTGAAATTTTCTCAGGTATGCACTCCAATGCCGTACTGACAGTGGACGACTGCTTCGACATGGGAAGGACGGCTTACAACGATGCAGATTATTACCACGCCGTGCTGTGGCTGCAGGAGTCCTTGAAGCAGCTGGACGCTGGAGAGGAAGCTGTGGTTTCTAAGGCTGACGTTCTGGACTACCTCAGCTACTCTGTTTACCAAATGGGTGACTTGCCTCGAGCCATTGAGCTTACACGGCGGCTTGTGGCTATTGGTAAGGTGACAACATCTGCAAGTGAAACTCTATGCACACTAATGCACATGCCCTGCTATTGATTAATCCCAGCCTGTGTCAGGCTGAGtgtttccttttcttccttGTAACCATAAACTGGGTGGATAGATATGTGGGTTCATGGTCTCAATATTTCAGGGACTAAAATAGcacttttaatgtgttttattaaaaagcACTGCTGACTTGTTTCCCATGACACATACAGACAGTGACCAATACAACCGCAGGTCTCTGCTGTGGTGTAATTGATGGGTTGTCTTGTTCCTGTTTCTCTGATCATTGCAGTCCACCCTTCTCTGTGAATGCAGTGAGGTGCTGTGCTTGCCAGAGCAGCAGGGAGTTGTCCATTCAGAGTGAGGGCTTGTGGTTTTAAACTGTTATTTCTGCCTCTGCATCAAGGGTTCTGTTGACAGCTGCAGGCCATCTTTTTAAAGCTGTGGTGTGTGCCTGTTTACAAGTGAAGTAAACCGAGGTATGGTAGAGTAGACAGAGCAGGGTAGGTCTACACAGACCGTCAAGTACTACTGCAGTAACAGAATAAACATCAAAAATGCTCACACAGATACTCCTACATGTAGAAATAGTTTAGGAGAAGGTGTGTTTAATGGGTTGTTAGTGCTAGATTTGTTGATAGATCTTTCTAAATATGTCAGAGGGATACAAGAATAACTAACTTAGACCCAGCAAATTGTCACGCTGCACATTTTCCTCCTAGAAAAACAACCTGAGGTCATTAGTTCCTTCTAGAAGTGAAAATGACCCAGTGCAAGAATTCAGTGTGCTTCCTTTAAAGTCCACAAGAGGGTGTGCTggttctttcttctgtctcaACTTTCTTTAGTGTCTCACATTAACCAGCCCTCTATTGAGAGATATAATGATGATGAAAGAAGCGTTCTGTTTATTGCCTGACTGCTTATCAaggaaaaaagatgcaaaacCGCAATAATGCAAAAGAAATATTACTAGAAGACACACATCAGTTTAATATACGGCACTGCATGTCATTTCACTTCATCATTTGAAATATTGTTAACCTGTTATTTTTCATACTGACAGATTCTAAGCACGACAGGGCAGGAGGAAACCTCCGTTATTTTGAGCGACTGCTGTCCAAGCAGCTCAATGAGATGAATGAAACCTTCCAGCCTGCCTCTGAAGAGCCCATCCAGCTGGGGACCTACAGCAGACCTAAAGACCACCTCCCTGAGAGAGAGACCTATGAGGCTCTGTGCAGGGGAGAGGGGGTTCAAATGGTGAGACAGCATTTACATGTTAGGCTTTACATGCAAACTCACATTATGTAGAAAATGGAACTGAGACATAAACTGGCAACTTTTGAGTAGTTAAGTAATCAGAATTCTTCAGCGAGCAGAcaaagaaaatcattttttttgtcaagtATTTTCCATTGTGATCTTAGGCtgtgcttttttcccccacagaGCTGTAATACTGGTGTATGAATGGAACTGTAACTTTGtgataaatgtattttatttcctATAACTTCAAAAACCTGCCGCTGAAATGTAGCACAGCAACAAATGTTTGATTTACGTCATCTGTTACTTAACGCAGGCCATCACAATCATGTGTCTACAAGCACATCAATTCCTTTTATTGATGCTTGCATGGTGATCTAACATTCCAAAACATCGAGCTTATTTATCTGTGCAGTTCAAAATTAAACAGTGATTGAAcagtaaatttttttttttttctagaatgAACGGAGGCGGAGCAACCTGTTCTGTCGCTATCAGGACGGTAAAAGGAACCCCCGTCTCCTGCTGAAGCccatgaaggaggaggatgagtgGGACAGCCCACACATTGTACGGTACCTGGACATGCTGTCAGATGAGGAGATTCAGAAGATTAAAGTGCTGGCAAAACCCAGGGTGAGACAAAACACACCTAGCATTAATGATGCTTTCACTTCTGCAACATGTAGTTTTTGAAAAACACCGTATTGATTCAGTTAATTTGGAGAGGGCTGAATAAAGTTTCCTAGTATGGCATTTTAAGATATATTACTTAGTTTACTTAAGTTAGATAGACACAAcatgtaatttgtaatgtatgtaattgtatttatatagttttgtttttgtttttttaaagcttgcCAGAGCTACTGTCCGAGATCCCAAAACAGGTGTCCTGACCACAGCCAATTACAGAGTGTCCAAAAGGTAACCTGCTCAGGGGAAAGGTTCCCTgggcttcctcttcctcatgttagcatttttttatgtaaaccTAGATTTGTGCTTTTGAATTTCTTAATGCGAACATAgcaatctgtgtttttaaatgtaggCACACCTactaaaaatgcatttttagcCTTGTGCAAGGCCGTGGAAAGGCCAGGGACTGTAGTCAGCAAAATGCAGGCAAAAAAGGAGAACTGAGAAGTTgactacacaaacacagcagggagGACTACGCAATTGTCGACATAGAGAATCTAGCAAAGTAGGCCCTAAATAGTGACTAAACTATTTGAAATACTAATTGTTGATGAGGAGTATTTGCAGTAGTAGAAGGCCCATTTTAGGCTCTCAATTCAAatgttgtgcatgtgttgttttctttagtGCATGGCTGGAAGGAGAGGAAGACCCCATCATTGATAGAGTCAATCAGAGAATAGAAGACATCACTGGCCTCACAGTAGACACAGCAGAGTTACTGCAGGTAATGTGCTTATTTCTACAGAactacatttttatatattcagtttttattacaaataatAATGCTGAAACTGCAGAAGCAGAAGATACTAAAATAAACTGTGAATgaaataaaggttttttttttatccatcgTCATTCACAACTGCGCTCCTCCAAAGTAAACCCCAATAACAGTGTGTCCATCCAGAAACAACGTCATGGTCACTTATGGTTACCCACAGACCATTTATAAACACTGTTTAAGTTCCTGTCAAGGCACAGGTTATCTTTATCCACTGTTCTGCCTTATTTAACAGCTTCTCAGTAAAATTTGTAGTTTCCGTTCATTTAAATCATACACAGGGCAACATAATGACATTACTCAGTGGACAGAAGGGCTCATTACCTCTTTGTATGTATTACCTTTCTCATTGGTTGATCAGGTTGCAAACTATGGAGTTGGAGGACAGTacgagcctcattttgacttctCCCGGGTGAGTTCTCTTGTAAGGTCAAAGTTcgtgtgtgtgaaaaatgtgatgtgagctgagctgtgtgttctgtttgtgtttctactGGCAACTATATATGATTCATGTCATCCTTAAGTACAGGATACATTAGTATATATGACAAAGTAAGACATCTTTTCTTGGTTCAGTGCTCAAAATAGTGACAATGATTAATGATTATTGTCTTCTGCTTAAACCATACACATTTTTGTATAAGTTCTTCATGGTTTTCTTCTATTTATCACCTATATATATGCTTTGAAGTATGTAATTTAGAGCTACAGTGCTGATTTGGTAAGAGTTTGTGCACTCAGTGGCGGGCtccttgtgtgtctttttggtcTTGGGTTAAACATATAAATGTCTGTTGCAGCGTCCTTTTGACAGCAACCTCAAGGTTGATGGAAATAGACTTGCTACCTTCCTAAACTACGtaagtaatgtgtgtgttttttcattgtGTATTTTCACTCTTAAATTTTATCTTCATAGAAAGATGAGCCTGATGCTTTCAAAAGATTAGGCACTGGAAATCGCTTGGCGACTTTTTTAAACTACGTAAGTACGCCCGTCCAGTCGCCGTTGAATGAGGGTCGTTGGTGGCAGATGCCTGAAATCCACTTTCCATCCTGTTTTTTTGGCTTCATTGGCATAAGCATAAGCTCTGGTTCAATCTTGAACTTGAATTGATTGACTAGGAAATAACATTTGTACAGATTTTGTTGGGCGTATCTCATCACATGGATGAAAAAAAGATGTCTAAAAATAGAGTTTTGTCAATCAGTTCCAGTACATGTTGTAGAGAGTTTTGTTGGCCATTCCTCATTAACATGCTGGCACTGAAGCCACTTTGTATACTGCCTTGCTAACACTGAGctgtagaaaataaaatgtaaatgggAATGTACttaatttttttcctgaatGTAATGAGCGATGCAGAGTGTCGCATGTTTGAGCATATTCATGACATGCAAAAGCAAATGCAAGATACCCAtaggaaaaacagaaaagcatTAGAGTTTAATGTCTGGTACAGTAGAAACATTTTGTGTCtcagaaaaatgtattttgagGCGTTAGGATATTCGAGTcccagtgtgtgttgttgaaatGATGACATAGccagttttcttctttctttcctcagaTGAGTGATGTTGAGGCAGGAGGTGCCACTGTGTTCCCTGACTTTGGAGCAGCAATCTGGCCAAGAAAGgtgattgtgtgtttatgtacctGTAAAGAAGAGCTATATTCAGTTATCTAGTATTGACTATGTTCACTTTATGCTGTGTCCACCTGGCTGCTACAGCAGGTTTCCTTGGCTTTATTCTGTATTTACATAGTCTGCCAACAGCTTCCAGCATATAGGAACTGATATACAGAGACAACATGCCACATTTTGACACTAAAGCAACCCCTAATGCAACCCCTTTATCACTTaaaaagaatgaaatgaaagaatGTTTAATATCTGTATAGAACAGATAACGATTAAGAACATTTTAGCTTATTCCTCCAGGACAAATCGCAGGTCATCTATCTGCCACCATAGGAGCATGTAGCCAGATGAAGGGTAACATTTCATCCCAGAGGCTTTGTCAAAAAACTCTGTGGTACAAAACACACTCCAGCATAATGTATATCTGGTCCGTCTGCTCCCACAAATGAGctgtggagagagggagaaacacatCCAAAACATGCATTTTCTTGGTAACCAAGAATTAGACAAGCCTGGCACATATGAATATGCACAATTTACAAAGGACAACAGAGAACCAGcattattttaaaacatattcATATGTGCCAGGGGGCATATTGTGTCAAACGATATTCTGCATGTACTACAACAGAATGGCTAATGAGTCCAGGTGTTGAAAACTGGCCTGTCTGATGTCCACACTCGTCCCCCGTTGAAAACATTCGGCAGATAACGAAAACAAAATGATGTGCCCTAAAGGATTGAGTAACTGAAATCTGATATCAAGCAAGGATGGGAAAATATTTTACTTTCCAAAATTACAGCAGGTGGTCTCCTTAGTTCCCAAgtatttaaaagttaaaagaaAACCTCATGCAATATAAGCATAAACATGTGGCTGTCCCACATGTTCCTGACATCAAGTTTGACACAAGcataaaaataatgttaaaCTGCATCACCACTCTCTGCAAAAAGCCTCTTCTACAATCCAGATCCTTTGTAATGCAGCATCTGCTTCGTTGTTCAGCTGACACCCCTTCTCTCATAGGCACACAAGGCGTTTTCTACCATTTATTGACTGTGCTGTCATTTCCTCACAGGGGACGGCAGTGTTCTGGTATAATCTCTTCAAAAGTGGTGAAGGAGACTACAGGACCAGACATGCAGCCTGTCCTGTCCTCATAGGTAGTAAATGGGGTGAGTCACATTAAAAACACTCATTTGCGATGCATTAGTGAAGCAACACCCTCAGAAGTACAGGGTACCGTGTTCAATAAAACCACATTTCCCTTTTAAAGGTCACACACGTACACTATTGGGTACACAGTGTTCATAAAACTTTACTATTATGATACAGGTTACAATATGTAGCCCTGTGACAGGTGATAAAACCAGCTCTTCTGGTGATTCTCATTAGTTTCAGAAGCAGCatgaaacaaagcagcattCAGGGACATCATGTGGATTTTTGTTATCTCAAACTAGTGCAGACTAGGGGGGGCGGCAGACTTTTGTCTGACCTTTCGTCATTCTCTTTGTTAGAAGACGTTTGCTGCACAAGCCAAGAATGTTGGACCTGTATGGACTTTTTCATTAACGTAGTGTATACCGAGTAGAATAATAACAGTAAAGTGGGAATCCAGTTTCACGCCATTTGCCTAAAGAACAGCACACCAAGTAGGTTTACTTTAAAAACTGATTCCAGCATGCTTCTATAAGCTCACAATTTCTACACCAACAACCTGAAATGTATTGTTACGTTTGAGAAATGTAGATATGATTGAACTATAGCATGTAGATGATGTTCACTGCAAATACAGAGTTCATATTTATAACCTTTTTTTGTAATGTTAGTAATGTAGACTGTGGAAAACTAGGGCTGAGCAATAAGACAATAATGATAAGTATTGCAAAAATAATGTTTCCTCTGTAGAAATATAAGTGGGTTATATGACTTCAATAGAACATACAGCACATAAAGCATGAAAATGATCAAGAGCATAATGCACACCAATCATGTGACTGGAATAGAGTCACATCAGGTTAGGTAGATGCATGGTGAGGACACATTGTTATGCTAGGTCAAAAAATAGCAAGGAATGCTAGCCACACATGAGCTAAACTGGACATTACATAGACTTTGTACAAGAGAGCAAGCAGAATGAAGTCTGCTTATTGTCTGATGTGACATTTGTGCTCTTAGTACACCACTGTGTGAAAAATGTCATGGCTGCAGAGCCTACGGTAcattcaaaacacaaaacacgTGTCAAACATTAACACTGCCAAACACTGTCACAGGAAGAGTGTGTTCTTAAAAAGCTCAAGTGGAGGAATCCTTTTACTACATTGTAAATAATAGCAGTAAGAGGCTTCACTAAATCTCAGATGCTTATggtccttttgtttttcctctttgttgCCAGTGTCAAACAAATGGATTCACGAGCGAGGACAGGAGTTCAGGAGACCCTGTGGACTGACAGAAGTAGACTGAAGTTAACCGCACTTCATTCACACATCAATATGTAGACACTCCCCCCTTTTTAGTGCCTTAATTCTGGCAATGATGCAACTCACAGACACATTCTACAACACTTACATaagtgttttctctctctctctctctctctctctctcttaactTGTCAGCGTGATTATTAAATGGTTCACAAGAAAATTTTAGCtcccacttgtgtgtgtgtgggatccGTCTGGATCTTTTATTTTGCCAGAGGCTGTAGAGCTTAGCTGAGCTGTCACGCATCCCCACGCCCCCGGTGCTTCTGTAACTAAGGACTACAATAATAGAAAATATGTTCTGAaaataggaatgacagtgaagGTTTACAGAACTCCACCAGTtcatacacatttttaaaaggttGAATTCTACTGCCAGGTTATCCCTACAATACCAAAAAAGGAGCACCAGGTCAGCTGTTTTACTTATACAACAAGCAATACACAGAATCAATTGACAAGTTAATATCTGTCGTGGCCGCTTGAGGCTGGCTTCGAAACCTTCACAGACCCCCAGGGTAAAATCCCCCAATTTCAAGACAATAATACATGAAAAAAGACAACTGTGACTTTTATACTATGttacaaatatacaacaaaccTGTGGTGACAGCAGCTAACAACTGCTTTTCTCTATCAGCAGCCATTTAAACACAAATGATGTTCAGTGCTGTACTTtgactgctttgttttcttttaatgaACAGTTACAATACTCCATGACGTACAGTATGTGCTAGAAAAGCACTATAAACCTGTTTCCAAACAGCCTCTTGAGTTTTGAAACTTCATTTTGTGAGGTCATTTGATGGTTATTTTCCCTTTCAAAATTGGCAGAAGATCATATTTCCTCCCAATCATGCCcatgctgtgtttatttatagTGTTTAAATTATTACACTGTTGTTATATTGTACCCTCTTTTTACAAGCTGGCAAACAAGAAAGTCAAtaaacagtgtgttttattaaaaGGTGTTGTGTCTCGTCTTCATTCACGCTTGCATGTGGATTCACATTCTGTAATCAGACTTGTTCActaatttcttcttcttctaaaaaATCACTCCTCACACAGCATGTGGTGTAACATTAATCAAAAGACTAGCCATGACTGAACAGGCTGTGAACTCTGAATGCTGTTTGTCAGAAAGGCTCATCGAGTGATGCTGTTACATGTAGACAACCACAAGGCACATACACCATGCTTCTCCAGTACTCCTGGCCTTTTACAAAATGGCACCGACACTCAACATTTCTTACTCAAGTCTTAGAATAACGCCAACACTCATAAATGTTCTTCACACCCgctgtgcatcactggcactcGGCCTGAAGCCTGTGGGATCAGAAGTCAAAACTTGGAATAAGTGCGTTGCTCCGGCCCAAGAGAGCTCTGAGCTTGAGCTGGAATTGTGCATGTGTAGAATTACTGGAGATTTATAGGATGACACAGGGACACGATTGTGCAACTCTTAGAGCAAAAAACGTTTATTTGCCATGTGGCCGGGGTCAAGATCTGACACGTGTGCCTGCAGCAAGAGTGGGAAAAAACTGGGATGCTATCAAGTTTACTGCATCTTTGAAAAGGATCAGGGGGTGAGAGTGTATGAAATGTATATTCTGCATTTATAAACACACTTCCACATATGAGGACATGGAGCAAAGTTGTGAGGTTCATGTACCCAGCTCTGGAGGAATAATAATCATCTTGTTACATGATTATTTTAATAAAGACGCCCAGCAG from Parambassis ranga chromosome 14, fParRan2.1, whole genome shotgun sequence encodes the following:
- the p4ha2 gene encoding prolyl 4-hydroxylase subunit alpha-2 isoform X1 — encoded protein: MRSFFIPWVLLCCCCCWATQAEIFTSISQMTDLIYTEKELLQSLREYITAEESKLAAVKSWASKLDTLTRVSTSDPEGYLAHPVNAYKLMKRLNTEWSEVETLVLQNPSNGFIANITVHKQYFPDEEDATGAARALMRLQDTYQLDSEAFSKGKLPGMHSNAVLTVDDCFDMGRTAYNDADYYHAVLWLQESLKQLDAGEEAVVSKADVLDYLSYSVYQMGDLPRAIELTRRLVAIDSKHDRAGGNLRYFERLLSKQLNEMNETFQPASEEPIQLGTYSRPKDHLPERETYEALCRGEGVQMNERRRSNLFCRYQDGKRNPRLLLKPMKEEDEWDSPHIVRYLDMLSDEEIQKIKVLAKPRLARATVRDPKTGVLTTANYRVSKSAWLEGEEDPIIDRVNQRIEDITGLTVDTAELLQVANYGVGGQYEPHFDFSRKDEPDAFKRLGTGNRLATFLNYMSDVEAGGATVFPDFGAAIWPRKGTAVFWYNLFKSGEGDYRTRHAACPVLIGSKWVSNKWIHERGQEFRRPCGLTEVD
- the p4ha2 gene encoding prolyl 4-hydroxylase subunit alpha-2 isoform X2, whose amino-acid sequence is MRSFFIPWVLLCCCCCWATQAEIFTSISQMTDLIYTEKELLQSLREYITAEESKLAAVKSWASKLDTLTRVSTSDPEGYLAHPVNAYKLMKRLNTEWSEVETLVLQNPSNGFIANITVHKQYFPDEEDATGAARALMRLQDTYQLDSEAFSKGKLPGMHSNAVLTVDDCFDMGRTAYNDADYYHAVLWLQESLKQLDAGEEAVVSKADVLDYLSYSVYQMGDLPRAIELTRRLVAIDSKHDRAGGNLRYFERLLSKQLNEMNETFQPASEEPIQLGTYSRPKDHLPERETYEALCRGEGVQMNERRRSNLFCRYQDGKRNPRLLLKPMKEEDEWDSPHIVRYLDMLSDEEIQKIKVLAKPRLARATVRDPKTGVLTTANYRVSKSAWLEGEEDPIIDRVNQRIEDITGLTVDTAELLQVANYGVGGQYEPHFDFSRRPFDSNLKVDGNRLATFLNYMSDVEAGGATVFPDFGAAIWPRKGTAVFWYNLFKSGEGDYRTRHAACPVLIGSKWVSNKWIHERGQEFRRPCGLTEVD